CGCCGTCGGTAAGCAAAATAATTATTCGGCTCGGCGACTGACTTGTCCGCAAACGATTTGCCGCAGTTGCAATTGCAGTGCCGATAGCCGTGCCGTCTTCGTCAAGCGAGTCAAAACTTATGTTGGCGATAATTTGACGTAAAAGGTCATAATCAAGAGTAAGCGGGCTCAATGTTATGGCACGAGCGGCATAAATAAGAAGCCCTATTCTGTCGGAATTCCGTCGGTCGATAAACTCTATCATTTGTCTTTTTGCAACTTCCAAACGGTTGTCGGGTTTAAAATCAAGAGCTGCCATACTTCCCGAAATATCCATTGCAACCATTATGTCCACACCTTGCGTGGTTATTTCCTCAAAGGAGCTCCCCTTTTGAGGACGAGCAAGCGCTACAATTAAAAGAGAAAAGCCTGCAATTTTAAGCAAAATAAGCAAGTGCCGCGCCCAAATCGCAAAAGATGGCTTCATTTTTTTTACGTCCGAAAGGTTAGAAAAACGAACCGCGGTTTTGTTGTTTTTTTCCCTGTAAATGTAAAAAACAATTACAGGAATAAGCAAAAGCAGAAGATAAAACGCTTCGAGAGAATAAAATCTCATACGCAAATTCCTTTACCGTTATTTGCGCAATTTGTGCAAACGTTATCTTTTCTTGCGCCGCAGAAACCGTTTTCCGCTTCTTTCAACAAATCTTCAAAAGATGTTTCCAAAGACGGTTTCTCATTTGTGGCAACGCCTATCTGCACGTTGACTACAATATCGTCAACAAAGCCTACGCGCTGAAATTTTTGTTGTTTTATTTCATTGTTTATTCGGTCAGCTATGCGATTTGCGGCTTTTAAGGACGCCGAATACAAAAGAACAGCATACACGCTTCTGCGATACCTGCCCGTTAAGTCAAGCGGACGGCGAACATTTTGAAGTATTATTCCCGATATTTTTGCAAGTATTTCTTCGCAAGCCAAAAGTCCGTATTTATTACACATATCTCCAAAGTCTTCAACATCTACAATTAATGTAGAAATGCACATTTCATCACGAACAGCCTGCTTCCAAACAATGTCCGCCAAAGATAAAAAACTTTCGCTGCTGTAAGCGCCGCAACGCAATTTTGCCAAATCTTTTTTTGAAGATAAAGCGTTAAGCTTTACAATATTGTAAGTCGCCGCAATATTACTTAAAAAATCTCTTATACCCTTCATAATTTAAAACTCC
This DNA window, taken from Chitinivibrionia bacterium, encodes the following:
- a CDS encoding VWA domain-containing protein, whose amino-acid sequence is MRFYSLEAFYLLLLLIPVIVFYIYREKNNKTAVRFSNLSDVKKMKPSFAIWARHLLILLKIAGFSLLIVALARPQKGSSFEEITTQGVDIMVAMDISGSMAALDFKPDNRLEVAKRQMIEFIDRRNSDRIGLLIYAARAITLSPLTLDYDLLRQIIANISFDSLDEDGTAIGTAIATAANRLRTSQSPSRIIILLTDGANNRGEISPIMAARAAAELGIRIHTIAIGREGMVPFPMRVRNPFTGAITTEITMIESDVDVETLKIISEISGGSFFRAENSEELQEIYAIIDEMEKSTVESRIFTNYTDRFHLFLIWGFVLLVLEFILRQTRFRRIP
- a CDS encoding diguanylate cyclase, which codes for MKGIRDFLSNIAATYNIVKLNALSSKKDLAKLRCGAYSSESFLSLADIVWKQAVRDEMCISTLIVDVEDFGDMCNKYGLLACEEILAKISGIILQNVRRPLDLTGRYRRSVYAVLLYSASLKAANRIADRINNEIKQQKFQRVGFVDDIVVNVQIGVATNEKPSLETSFEDLLKEAENGFCGARKDNVCTNCANNGKGICV